One stretch of Acidobacteriota bacterium DNA includes these proteins:
- a CDS encoding VWA domain-containing protein: MSQNLGYRFVLLSAVLGLLVFGLPLGAQQINLEAAGQAAAGSQLSVRWSGPSNPRDFISIDPAGAPERQYGRYIYTREDSSGVLPVPAEPGSYEVRYHRHDDYSILASRPLEVTDVSATLEAIQQAAAGSPVEVRWSGPNNPRDFISIDPAGAPERQYGRYVYVKEGSPQTLNAPDEPGDYEVRYHLGASGYRVIGSSPLEVGEVTATVEAAATALAGSPVEIAWTGPEGSRDFISIDPAGAPERQYGRYVYVKEGSPQTLNAPDEPGDYEVRYHLGQTYRVVGSSALTVTATNATVSAPPTVEGGSVFEVEWSGPDNPRDFITIVPAGTPVRDYGPYAYTRRGNPLRLEAPKEPGDYEVRYATGQRYLTLAATPIEVTPGKIPGSLRVVAAGAAASGSETGGDAPGAVELILDASGSMLQKLDGTRRIELARSALTDLVDDVLPAGTPFALRVFGHRQADACRTDLEIPLAPLDKAAARARIASIEAKNLAKTPIADSLAKVSADLATASGPKVVVLVTDGEETCDGDPEAAITALRQSGIDVRINIVGFAIDELTTKEQFAAWARRGGGSYLEAKDGEALRQAVQSSLEQPFEVLDGTTVVASGVVGGPALELLPGTYTVRVGGQDHQVTVTADEESRLEIGG, from the coding sequence ATGTCTCAGAACCTCGGCTATCGCTTTGTCTTGCTCTCGGCCGTTCTCGGCCTTCTCGTGTTCGGTCTTCCCTTGGGAGCTCAGCAGATCAACCTCGAGGCCGCCGGCCAGGCGGCGGCCGGCAGCCAGCTATCGGTGCGCTGGAGCGGGCCGAGCAACCCGCGCGATTTCATCTCGATCGATCCCGCCGGCGCCCCGGAGCGCCAGTACGGCCGCTACATCTACACCCGCGAGGACAGCTCCGGCGTCCTGCCGGTGCCGGCCGAGCCGGGGAGCTACGAGGTGCGCTACCACCGCCACGACGACTACTCGATCCTGGCGTCGCGGCCGCTCGAGGTGACCGATGTCTCGGCGACCCTGGAAGCGATCCAACAGGCCGCCGCCGGCAGCCCGGTCGAGGTTCGCTGGTCAGGGCCGAACAATCCGCGCGACTTCATCTCCATCGACCCGGCTGGAGCCCCAGAACGGCAATATGGGCGCTACGTCTATGTCAAGGAAGGAAGCCCTCAGACCCTCAACGCGCCGGACGAGCCCGGGGACTATGAAGTCCGCTACCACCTCGGCGCCAGCGGCTACCGCGTCATCGGCAGCTCGCCGCTCGAGGTCGGCGAAGTCACCGCCACCGTCGAGGCCGCGGCCACGGCCCTCGCCGGCAGCCCGGTCGAAATCGCCTGGACCGGCCCCGAGGGCAGCCGCGACTTCATCTCCATCGATCCGGCCGGCGCCCCAGAACGGCAATACGGGCGCTACGTCTATGTCAAGGAAGGAAGCCCTCAGACCCTCAATGCGCCGGACGAGCCCGGGGACTATGAAGTCCGCTACCACCTCGGCCAGACCTATCGCGTCGTCGGCTCGAGCGCGCTGACGGTCACTGCCACCAACGCCACCGTCTCGGCTCCGCCGACGGTCGAAGGCGGCAGCGTCTTCGAGGTCGAGTGGAGCGGGCCGGACAATCCACGCGACTTCATCACCATCGTGCCCGCCGGCACACCGGTGCGCGACTACGGTCCCTACGCCTACACCCGCCGCGGCAACCCCCTGCGTCTCGAGGCGCCCAAAGAGCCCGGCGACTACGAGGTGCGCTACGCCACCGGCCAGCGCTACCTGACCCTCGCCGCAACCCCGATCGAGGTCACGCCGGGGAAGATCCCGGGCAGCCTGCGGGTGGTCGCCGCCGGTGCTGCCGCCAGCGGTAGCGAGACCGGCGGCGACGCCCCCGGCGCCGTCGAGCTCATCCTCGATGCCTCCGGCAGCATGCTGCAGAAGCTCGACGGCACGCGCCGCATCGAGCTCGCCCGCAGCGCCCTCACCGACCTGGTCGACGATGTGCTTCCGGCCGGCACTCCCTTCGCCCTGCGCGTCTTCGGGCACCGCCAGGCGGACGCCTGCCGCACCGATCTCGAGATCCCCCTGGCGCCCCTCGACAAGGCGGCGGCGCGCGCCCGCATCGCGAGCATCGAGGCCAAGAACCTCGCCAAAACACCGATCGCCGACTCCCTGGCCAAGGTCTCGGCGGACCTGGCGACGGCGAGCGGCCCGAAGGTGGTGGTGCTGGTGACCGACGGCGAGGAAACCTGCGACGGCGACCCCGAAGCGGCGATCACCGCCCTGCGCCAGTCCGGTATCGACGTGCGCATCAACATCGTCGGCTTCGCCATCGACGAGCTGACCACCAAAGAGCAGTTCGCCGCCTGGGCCCGCCGCGGCGGCGGTAGCTACCTCGAAGCCAAGGACGGCGAGGCCCTGCGCCAGGCAGTGCAGAGCTCCCTCGAGCAGCCCTTCGAGGTCCTCGACGGCACCACCGTGGTCGCCAGCGGAGTCGTCGGCGGCCCAGCCCTCGAGCTCCTACCGGGGACCTACACCGTGCGTGTCGGCGGCCAAGACCATCAGGTCACCGTCACCGCCGACGAGGAGAGTCGGCTCGAAATTGGTGGTTGA